The DNA segment GCGCCTCGGCAACCTCCAGGCCGGAGTGATTCACCCGAAGGGGTCGCCCGGTCCAGCTTCCCAGCAACACCCGTCCGTTGCTGGCGCCAAGATCAATCGCAACGTGAAGCATGGTTACCCATAATTGCCGTAACGTTCCGCCGCCTCAAAAAAGGCGGCAATATTCTCCCAGGGAATATCGGCATTCAGGAGATGCGAGGGCGTCATCAGATAACCGCCGTTTGCGCCGACGGTCTCCATCCGCAGTTTTACTTCCGCCGCCACTTCTTCAGGGGTTCCAAAGGGCAAAGTCTTTTGAACGCTGATCGCGCCGAAGAAAATCAGCTCCGCGCCGTATAAGGATTTGACTTTCGCCGGGTCAATGACTTCCGGCTGGATGGGGTTTAAAATATCAACGCCGATTTCAATAAAGTCAGGTATGATCTCGCCGACCTGGCCGTCCGTATGCAGGAAAAAATCCGTTTCCGGACTGGTGTTTTTCACGGCGTCAACGATGCGCTTCAAACGCGGCTTGAAGAGCGCGCGCCAGTCGTCCGGAGAAATGAGCAGCCCCCGCTGCGAACCCAGGTCATCGCCAATGCCGAAAATATCCGCCCCGGCCGCCGCCGCGCAGCGGGCCTGTTCCACAGCCGCCGCGGTAATTTCGTCCAGAAACACGGACAGCCATTCCTCCTGATAGCCAAGGTCGCAAAAAAATTGTTCGCGGCCCCGCAGCGCGAAGGGCGTTTCAAAATCCGACACGGCGCCGAGCGCGACCGCCGGATATCCGGCGGCATGCAGGGCGTTGATTTTCCGGCGCAGATCGTTAACA comes from the Kiritimatiellia bacterium genome and includes:
- a CDS encoding uroporphyrinogen decarboxylase family protein; the encoded protein is MNSRERVRAVLRRQIPDAAPRALYDVAIDRYNDTTLKLFLEKCGKHPRDCFRQDLRGIALGWDEETKARQKKQAPAIREIQNAGQVKEAMALWRPAPPDVNDLRRKINALHAAGYPAVALGAVSDFETPFALRGREQFFCDLGYQEEWLSVFLDEITAAAVEQARCAAAAGADIFGIGDDLGSQRGLLISPDDWRALFKPRLKRIVDAVKNTSPETDFFLHTDGQVGEIIPDFIEIGVDILNPIQPEVIDPAKVKSLYGAELIFFGAISVQKTLPFGTPEEVAAEVKLRMETVGANGGYLMTPSHLLNADIPWENIAAFFEAAERYGNYG